From Aedes albopictus strain Foshan chromosome 1, AalbF5, whole genome shotgun sequence, one genomic window encodes:
- the LOC115264501 gene encoding uncharacterized protein LOC115264501 has protein sequence MECVRTAYFEAFWKFRSLVQNYEGIVKKRKLEASSHQSLASLSQFDIVRSKPVPCENSEDADQEFLRRHTLNEKVHLPLHATVFVEEEEEEEIAAETLKAVQERHQDLQAIERSLIEVRDQFVLFSTLAMEHGSMFNLTETKVQETTHHVATVAEDMGQANYYYRKVGSKDWFCSHTTCCLLMLLAVLVAIAICLAMKKFLLY, from the exons ATGGAATGTGTGAGAACGGCCTACTTTGAGGCGTTCTGGAAGTTTCGTTCGTTGGTGCAGAATTACGAAGGAATTGTTAAGAAGCGGAAACTTGAAG CATCATCGCACCAATCCCTAGCCTCGCTATCCCAGTTCGACATCGTACGATCGAAACCGGTACCGTGCGAAAACTCCGAGGACGCTGACCAAGAATTTTTGCGACGCCACACCTTAAACGAAAAAGTTCATCTTCCCCTACATGCCACAGTCTTCGTCGAGGAGGAAGAGGAGGAGGAAATCGCGGCCGAAACCCTCAAGGCCGTCCAAGAACGCCATCAGGACCTACAAGCGATCGAGCGAAGCCTCATCGAAGTGCGGGATCAGTTTGTGCTGTTCTCGACCCTGGCGATGGAACACGGCAGCATGTTCAATCTGACGGAAACCAAAGTTCAGGAAACGACGCACCATGTGGCGACCGTGGCAGAGGATATGGGACAGGCCAACTATTACTACCGGAAGGTGGGCAGCAAGGATTGGTTCTGCTCGCACACGACGTGCTGTTTGTTGATGCTGTTGGCGGTGCTGGTGGCGATTGCCATTTGTTTGGCGATGAAAAAGTTCTTGCTATACTGA
- the LOC109406853 gene encoding uncharacterized protein LOC109406853, whose product MMMYQPEQERVMEEGESLLTTLLRPFANLFQSSATQDTTSEWERTMQRHQTYQRQQERHWEPEPIPVMQTVQTYSTQQRVTMAQETVTKQRNAEQISTLKTTTSPWQFAEMIRKGAQMDLTCVEAVPEALKKLNINIPNLAINVSDESSNTYRCGSRTDLSTVIELDLINNHFQLRGGPKQGQSSNIRAGDNDCLFESLAQAIPQLLGVSGEEFREKLAECIESNPDIRRHIQLGKHQDLLQRGLFGGDNRGRSVDRDEGRKRRRRSKSPFVHDDPEKETSALEHLLTRFFAIFDMAGAVQRTAEHLGIPRSQVVREGGSEHQDRSSSDARCHAAHVMRIQITDRANAQLTGSNAALNEHLITQIGYTELVEKWANMWGGIGQNIDELQALLLKLLEVVDFSQGPPRMMSNYSLEYLQNTVASLNKLLLRIDPNATPVTLPDQGFWASLFTNNEITADTIIEICKESFVIVLNKWLNAKHKHFMNTDSNKKVLKQMLTVVKNSNTSNLLQLGRDAYKKIAQLLSAKPKCGSDKTDKDNDKDNDKGGVSSNGNKTSGVTIWGSVKETVKTEAASCNVEPSSFLTTALWILLGIAITVAIGFAIYMAAPVIIKFVSKPAVVYSFTKIIEVTTVVAG is encoded by the exons TACCAACCGGAACAGGAACGCGTAATGGAGGAAGGAGAGTCCTTGCTGACGACGTTGCTGAGACCGTTCGCCAATCTGTTCCAGTCGTCCGCAACGCAGGATACCACGTCAGAATGGGAGCGCACTATGCAACGCCACCAGACCTATCAGAGGCAGCAGGAGCGGCACTGGGAACCTGAGCCGATCCCTGTGATGCAAACTGTGCAGACG TACTCAACGCAACAACGGGTCACGATGGCGCAGGAAACCGTTACGAAGCAACGAAATGCCGAGCAAATATCGACCCTGAAAACGACAACCAGCCCATGGCAGTTTGCCGAAATGATTCGGAAAGGAGCCCAGATGGATCTGACCTGTGTGGAAGCGGTGCCGGAAGCGTTGAAGAAGCTGAACATCAACATCCCGAACCTGGCGATCAACGTGTCCGACGAGTCTAGCAACACGTACAGATGTGGTTCGCGGACGGACCTCAGCACGGTTATTGAACTGGACCTCATTAACAATCACTTCCAACTCCGTGGAGGGCCGAAACAGGGACAAAGTTCGAACATAAGGGCCGGAGACAATGATTGCCTCTTCGAGTCGCTGGCCCAGGCCATTCCGCAGCTTCTGGGTGTGTCCGGAGAGGAATTTCGCGAAAAGCTGGCTGAATGCATCGAATCTAACCCGGATATCCGACGACATATCCAACTCGGTAAGCACCAAGATCTTCTGCAGCGTGGTCTGTTCGGGGGCGATAATCGAGGTCGATCAGTTGATCGAGATGAAGGCCGCAAGCGTCGTAGAAGGTCGAAGTCTCCTTTCGTTCACGATGACCCCGAAAAGGAGACTTCTGCTCTGGAACATTTGTTGACTCGCTTCTTCGCGATATTTGATATGGCTGGAGCTGTTCAGAGAACAGCGgagcatctagggattcctcgaagCCAGGTTGTACGCGAAGGCGGCAGCGAGCACCAAGATAGAAGCAGTTCCGATGCGAGATGCCACGCTGCCCACGTCATGAGAATCCAAATAACCGACAGAGCAAATGCACAACTTACAGGGTCAAATGCTGCTCTGAACGAGCATTTGATAACACAGATCGGGTACACCGAACTCGTAGAGAAATGGGCCAATATGTGGGGCGGAATAGGGCAGAACATTGATGAGTTGCAAGCTCTGCTATTGAAACTTCTAGAGGTGGTAGATTTCAGTCAAGGTCCGCCTCGAATGATGAGCAACTACTCTTTGGAGTACTTACAGAACACGGTTGCATCGCTCAATAAACTACTACTAAGAATAGATCCAAACGCTACACCTGTCACACTACCAGATCAAGGTTTTTGGGCCAGTTTGTTCACTAATAACGAAATCACAGCAGATACAATTATTGAAATCTGTAAAGAAAGCTTTGTCATTGTACTAAATAAATGGCTTAATGCCAAACACAAGCACTTCATGAACACCGATTCCAACAAAAAAGTACTAAAGCAGATGCTAACAGTCGTAAAGAACAGCAACACTTCCAATTTACTGCAGCTGGGAAGAGATGCATACAAAAAGATCGCGCAACTGCTTTCGGCAAAGCCGAAATGTGGTTCAGACAAAACCGACAAAGATAATGATAAGGACAACGACAAAGGCGGAGTTTCCTCAAATGGCAACAAGACTAGCGGTGTTACCATTTGGGGTTCAGTAAAAGAAACAGTGAAAACAGAGGCAGCCAGCTGCAATGTTGAACCATCATCTTTCCTTACAACTGCGTTATGGATTTTGCTGGGAATCGCCATAACGGTCGCTATTGGATTTGCAATATATATGGCGGCTCCCGTTATCATAAAGTTTGTGTCAAAACCCGCCGTGGTCTACAGCTTTACCAAAATCATTGAGGTTACAACAGTGGTTGCGGGATAa